From Alteromonas australica, one genomic window encodes:
- a CDS encoding GGDEF domain-containing protein, whose amino-acid sequence MDFSTTIYDSTQHDNFYPSASAGQGLSISELSNFVSQLLSTLEIDELSNLYFNQLSGLMPITGFSLSDFDSRWVFGNAPISAVLIELPLHTDTLTDSSSDEKHSAYYYMTRSLSLSQQNVLAQLHSIFNQQLAHALSFRRMRKMATKDMLTGLGNRSGFDEALTRQLGWAQRHEEAFALLIIDLDNFKQVNDNFGHREGDTVLVTVANQLLNVLRDEDEAFRFGGDEFCVVLDCQTQQQLACAASRIQLSINQSAYLSRMNVSCSLGGAVFREGDDLASIFDRADTALYKVKHSGKNSYQAA is encoded by the coding sequence GTGGATTTCTCAACTACTATCTACGATAGCACACAACATGACAACTTTTACCCGTCGGCTAGCGCAGGGCAAGGGTTATCTATTAGTGAACTATCCAACTTCGTTAGTCAATTATTGTCAACGTTAGAGATTGATGAGTTAAGTAACCTCTACTTTAACCAGTTATCGGGGCTTATGCCTATCACTGGTTTTAGCCTGTCGGATTTTGATTCTCGCTGGGTGTTCGGTAACGCTCCTATTTCAGCGGTGCTGATTGAACTCCCCTTGCATACTGACACGCTGACAGATTCATCCTCAGATGAGAAACACAGCGCCTATTACTATATGACTCGCTCCCTGTCATTATCACAGCAAAACGTATTAGCACAGTTACATAGCATATTTAATCAACAACTCGCTCACGCCCTTAGCTTTCGTAGAATGCGAAAAATGGCAACGAAAGACATGCTAACAGGGCTAGGCAACCGCAGCGGTTTCGATGAAGCGCTTACTCGCCAGTTAGGCTGGGCACAGCGTCATGAAGAAGCGTTTGCGTTATTGATTATTGACCTGGATAACTTTAAGCAAGTTAACGATAACTTCGGTCACCGCGAGGGAGACACAGTCTTGGTCACGGTGGCGAATCAATTACTCAATGTGCTGCGTGATGAAGACGAAGCATTCCGCTTTGGTGGAGACGAATTTTGTGTGGTATTAGATTGCCAAACTCAGCAACAATTGGCCTGTGCGGCGTCTCGAATTCAGCTTTCAATAAATCAATCTGCCTATCTTTCGAGAATGAATGTGTCTTGTAGTTTAGGTGGTGCAGTGTTTCGAGAAGGAGACGACCTAGCGTCAATTTTCGATCGGGCTGATACTGCGCTATACAAAGTTAAACATTCTGGTAAAAACAGCTATCAAGCGGCTTAA
- a CDS encoding monovalent cation:proton antiporter family protein translates to MLIAVCSVAVFKRMQLPPILAYLFAGVLAGPQLLGLYSHPQEMHLLAEVGIVFLLFSLGLEFSLPKLLAMRSLVFGVGFGQMALTTGVFTLIPYLFGIPLSAAVIIGGALALSSTAIVIKQANEMGILNNRRTQLAISILLFQDLAVVPFLIAIPLLAQSGENSIALALGGALLKGIFVVALLMSIGKWVLPWVFREVAKTRTDELFVLTTILIALLAGGLTYYFGLSMALGAFLAGMMLGESQYKYQLEADIRPFRDILMGLFFITVGMQLDLTVLWDELFTIVFGVIGLMACKVVLVRICAAMVKSDSLDAWSAGFKLCQIGEFSFVIAALATTHEVLSNQQSSLIVSMGVISMALTPWLMTNSLALAKKIVTKPLSPDATSQFSQQTRLQQHVVICGFGRVGQSVARMLKMEGIPFVAIDIDPVRVQESRNAGEPVIFGDASQKDILTNASVTSAKLVLVTFDEAIKAKQVISATHQISADCDVMVRTKRDYQLESLYNAGANQVVPELQEGSLMLISQVLHYAGVPMSRILKRVRAERKGRYDHLHGFYPGETTEISYGTEDKLEFIHAVVVAEDAACIGKRLSEIDFSRMRVKVKGLRRSGTELIDPSGEAELQPHDVLVIAGKPRRVERAERKLLEDV, encoded by the coding sequence ATGCTTATTGCAGTATGCAGTGTGGCAGTGTTCAAACGTATGCAGCTCCCTCCCATTCTTGCTTATTTGTTTGCAGGCGTACTTGCCGGCCCCCAATTACTTGGCCTGTACTCCCATCCGCAAGAGATGCATCTTCTCGCAGAAGTGGGCATCGTCTTTTTACTTTTTTCTCTTGGTTTGGAATTTTCCCTCCCTAAGCTACTTGCCATGCGGTCATTGGTGTTTGGAGTTGGGTTTGGGCAAATGGCTTTAACCACAGGCGTGTTCACCCTAATCCCTTACTTATTTGGCATTCCCCTTAGTGCTGCTGTCATTATTGGCGGCGCGTTAGCATTAAGCTCTACCGCGATTGTGATTAAGCAAGCCAATGAAATGGGAATATTGAATAACCGTCGAACTCAGCTCGCTATCAGTATTCTATTGTTCCAAGATTTAGCCGTGGTGCCTTTTCTCATCGCCATTCCTTTACTCGCCCAAAGTGGCGAGAACAGTATTGCGCTGGCGCTAGGCGGCGCGCTACTTAAAGGTATTTTTGTGGTGGCCTTACTTATGTCTATTGGCAAATGGGTGTTGCCCTGGGTATTTCGAGAGGTGGCGAAAACGAGAACTGACGAGCTGTTTGTCCTAACCACTATTTTGATTGCGTTGCTGGCTGGCGGGCTCACCTACTACTTTGGCTTGTCTATGGCTTTGGGGGCTTTTTTAGCAGGTATGATGTTAGGCGAAAGCCAATACAAGTATCAATTGGAAGCTGATATACGGCCTTTTAGGGATATTCTCATGGGGCTGTTCTTTATTACCGTTGGTATGCAGCTTGACCTTACTGTGCTTTGGGATGAGCTCTTCACTATTGTCTTCGGCGTTATTGGGTTAATGGCGTGTAAGGTGGTACTGGTGCGAATTTGTGCCGCCATGGTAAAGAGCGATAGTTTAGATGCATGGTCGGCAGGGTTTAAACTGTGTCAGATAGGTGAATTTAGTTTTGTTATTGCTGCGCTTGCTACTACCCATGAAGTGCTTTCCAATCAACAGTCTTCACTCATCGTCAGTATGGGGGTCATTAGTATGGCGTTAACCCCTTGGTTAATGACGAACAGTTTAGCCCTTGCTAAGAAAATCGTAACGAAACCCCTGTCTCCTGACGCTACATCGCAATTTAGCCAGCAAACGAGGTTGCAACAACACGTGGTGATCTGTGGCTTTGGTCGGGTAGGGCAGTCGGTTGCGCGTATGCTAAAAATGGAAGGCATTCCTTTTGTTGCCATCGATATCGACCCTGTGCGGGTGCAAGAAAGCCGAAATGCGGGGGAACCTGTTATTTTTGGTGACGCCAGTCAAAAAGACATTTTAACAAACGCCTCAGTGACAAGCGCGAAATTGGTACTGGTGACCTTTGACGAAGCCATAAAAGCAAAACAAGTCATTAGTGCTACTCACCAGATTTCCGCAGACTGTGACGTGATGGTGAGAACCAAACGAGATTATCAGCTAGAGAGTCTTTACAACGCGGGGGCAAATCAAGTGGTGCCTGAGCTACAAGAGGGAAGCCTAATGTTGATTTCTCAAGTATTGCATTATGCAGGCGTGCCCATGTCTCGAATTTTGAAGCGGGTACGCGCCGAACGCAAAGGGCGCTACGATCATTTGCATGGCTTTTATCCAGGGGAGACCACAGAAATCTCCTACGGAACAGAGGATAAGTTAGAATTTATTCATGCGGTTGTCGTGGCTGAAGACGCAGCCTGCATAGGGAAACGTCTTAGTGAAATTGATTTTTCACGCATGCGGGTGAAAGTAAAAGGGCTTAGACGCAGTGGAACCGAGCTGATCGATCCTAGCGGAGAGGCTGAGTTACAGCCCCACGATGTCTTGGTGATAGCAGGCAAGCCCCGACGAGTAGAACGTGCAGAAAGAAAGTTGTTAGAAGACGTTTAA